The genomic interval GGGAACATGTTAGACATGGTCATCGTCCGTCCGTTGATATCCTTTTCGAATCGATGGCCCGGTTGTCAAACATCAATAAAATCGCTGTTGTATTGACCGGAATGGGGTCGGATGGTTCAAATGGAATATATGCATTAAAAAAGAATGATCCAAATGTTGTGGTCCTGGCTGAGTCAGAATCATCGGCAACTATTTATGGGATGCCTAAAGCAGCAATGGAAACCGGTTATGTAGATCACATTGCCTCTGTAAAGGAAATGGGGAAGTGCATTGCTAGCGTGATGAAAACATAGAGCCACTCCGATTAGTTTAAAAATATATAGGGAATGATTACATGAAACGTAATAATGATTTGTCGGAAGCACAAATTGATGTTCTGCGGGAGGTCATGAATGTTGGCGCAGGGAATGCTGCCACATCTATGTCCCGACTGATTGATAAGAAAGTAGAGATGCAGATACCATCGGTCAATATGTTGCCTTTTGAACAGGTGATGGACCTTTTTGGGGGTCCGGATGCCCCAGTTGCCGGAATGATGGTTACTGTTTCAGGCGAGGTTGGTGGTCAAGTTTTCTTTATTCTTAATCTGGATGATGCACAAACTTTTTTGAGAAAGATGACAGATCAACCATTCTTACGATTACAGACTGGACGGATGGATGAATTGACACAATCCGCACTCGAGGAAGCCGGCAATATGATTATCTGTGCTTACGTAGCAGCTTTATCGGATTTTACAGGGTTGTCAATCAGGCCGTCTATTCCATCTGTGACAATCGACATGGCTGGTGCAATGCTGTCTCATGGCTTGATTGAAGTATCACCACATACGGATTTTGCAATTATCATGGATACGGAAATCAGTACCAGTGATGTTACTAACGGGATGAACGGCCATTTTCTTTTCTTGCCCAACCCTGGGTCTTTCAATGAATTTATAAAATCAGTCGGGATGACTTGCAATGGGTGACAGTCGTCATGTTGTCCGTGTTGGGATTGCCGATCTGCAACTGGTAAAAGCACCAGAAACAATACGAACCTCTGGACTCGGTTCCTGCGTAGGTGTCGTCATCTATGATTCACTTAAACAACTGGCCGGCATGGCACACGTCATGCTTCCTGATTCCAGTTTCGCTAAAAAGGAAGGGATGAATGAATTAAAATATGCTGATACCGCCATTGCTGCTTTAGTTGAAAAACTATACCAATCCGGTGCTGGAAAACATGTGTTAAAAGCAAAAATAGCCGGAGGTGCGCAAATGTTTCCAAATAACTCATCCAATGGCCTCATGCAAATCGGATCTAGGAATGTGGAAGCGGTACAGGAACAACTTAGTCATTACCACATACCTGTTGTAGCGTTGGACGTCGGTGGGAATTGTGGTCGGACAATTGAATTTGATCCACGAACGAGTAACTTGAACATACGAACCGTCCATCATGGTGATTCTATTATTTAATCGTGAAAGGGGAGTTGATATAATGGCGACAAACAGATCTCCTCTCGTGCAAACTTTATGGGAAAATTGGTTGCATCATAATGATCAGACTGCCGCGAACGGTTTGATTGAACAATATATGTATCTGGTAAGTTACCATGTTGAACGAATTTCCGGTAACCTTCCAAATTATGTAAGTAATGATGATTTAAAAAGTTTTGGAATGATAGGATTATATGATGCACTGAATAAATTTCAGCACAATCGAAACCTTAAATTTGATACATATGCATCATTCCGGATTCGTGGTGCCATCATGGATGGGCTTCGCAATGAGGATTGGCTACCAAGATCCATCAGAGAAAAAACGAAAAAAATTGAACGGGCAGCGCAGGAACTGGAGCAATACTACCAGCGCGAACCAACAGCGGAAGAAATTGCTGCAAAGCTTCAGATGTCAACTGAAGAGGTCGAGGAACGCACGCGCGATCAGCTGATAGCGAATGTATTGTCCATCGAGGAAAAAACCAAACAACAGGAGCATGAATATAAGGAAGGAATTGGCTACACTATACCTGATGATTCGTCCGGTTCACCTGATGAACGTATGCTTCAAGCGGAGCGGAATGCAGAGCTGGCGGACAGTATCAGGTATCTGACAGAGAAAGAACAGCTGGTAGTCAGTCTGTTTTATCATCAAGAACTAACCTTTACAGAAATTGGCCATGTTCTAGAATTGACAACTTCAAGGATTTCACAAATACACCGGAAGGCTATTTTCAAATTAAGAAAAACGCTTCTGAAAATACAAGACAATCCGGGAATAGACTAGTAACTTTATTCAACTTTCGCAGCCTGGAAATGAACACATAAAACTTGAGAAAATGAAGATAGCCGGACATTCACTACGCTAGTTGGAAAGTTGATAATCGTGGATAGAGAGGTTTTTCGATGGCAATCTTATTATTTATAAGTTTATTGGCGCACCTGATAACATTTGTTGTGATTTTCAATCTGGCTAAGCAATTGCAATCAATAAAAAACGAGCGGCATAATGATTTATCTGAACAACTGTCAGGCTATTTAGAAGCAATACGTGAAGAGAATCGCCATCTTGAAGCAACATTGGCCGATGAAAAGAAGCAGAGTAACCATACAACCAAACAGGGAAACAATCATATACAGACGGTTGAATCAACCCCAATAGAGACTGGAAAATCGCAGACTGCTCCAATTTCACAAGAGCCGGAGATGTCACTGGAAGCACAGGTGTTGCATCACTATGCTAAGGGAATGACAGTAGAAGAGATTGCACGTGAATTAGATTGTGGTCAAACAGAGGCGGAATTGATTATAAAATTTCACCGCAATGCTTATAATAATCCTTGATTGGCTATAATAGTTATGGTATATTTATCTCTGGTGTAAAACTATGTTTGTTTTAATGCAAGCATATTGGAATACACACGCCAAGTGATTTGCATATTCGGTGCTGTCCAGGAAACGCCATCACGTTTAAAAGTGGTATAATACAACACTTTTTTCATCGTTTTCAGGTACAGTTTTTATGCAAAGATGACCTTGGGCGGAGGAAAAAACCATTAGGAGGAATATTTTATGTCAGTCATTTCGATGAAGCAATTGCTCGAAGCTGGTGTGCATTTTGGTCACCAGACACGCCGTTGGAACCCGAAGATGAAGAAGTATATCTTCACTGAGCGTAACGGCATTTACATTATCGACCTGCAAAAAACAGTGAAAAAGGTCGAGGAAGCTTACAATTACGTACGGGATATCGCTGCTAACGGAGGTTCTGTCCTTTTCGTCGGAACTAAGAAGCAGGCACAGGATTCTGTCCGGGATGAAGCAGTCCGTTCAGGCATGTTTTATGTTAATCAACGCTGGTTGGGCGGAACGTTGACAAACTTCCAAACCATCCGCAGACGTATCAACCGTCTGAAGGATATTGAACGCATGGAAGAGGATGGCACGTTTGATGTACTTCCGAAAAAAGAAGTTGTTGATCTGCTGAAAGAAAAGGAACGTCTCGTTAAGTTCCTTGGCGGCATTAAAGAGATGGATGAACTGCCGGACGCTATGTTCGTTATTGATCCGCGCAAAGAACGGATTGCAATCGCGGAGGCACATAAATTAAACATCCCAATTATCGCCATGGTTGATACCAATTGTGATCCGGATGAAATTGATTATGTCATTCCGGCAAATGACGATGCGATTCGTGCTGTAAAACTGATGACTTCCAAAATGGCAGATGCTATTCTTGAAGTGAAACAAGGTGAAGAAACCGAAGAAGTTGAAACGGAAGAACAGACAGTTGCCGCAGGAGAAGCAGAATCAGAAACCGATAATGCGTAAAAGGTGAAAGGACAGGTGATAAGGGGATTGAGCCTTTTATCACCTTTTTTTAAGTGCGTGTTCAAAGAGAAGGATACAAACTTTTTGAACAACCTCTTTAAGAAAACATAACGATTTAACAGGAATTTAAAGGAGGAAATACCATGGCAGTAACTGCAAAGTTGGTTAAAGAACTGCGTGAAAAAACAGGTGCCGGTATGATGGATTGCAAAAAGGCACTACAGGAAACAGATGGAGATCTTGATAAAGCGATGGAGCACCTGCGTGAAAAAGGTATGGCCAAAGCGGCTAAAAAAGCAGATCGAATTGCTGCTGAGGGTGCTGCACACATTGAAGTGGACAACAATACAGCAGCGCTTCTAGAAGTCAACTGTGAAACAGATTTCGTTGTAAAGAATGATCAGTTCCAAGCACTACTCAGTGAACTGGGTAAACATATTGTTGAACAAAAGCCTGAAACTGTTGAGGAAGCTTTACAGCAAGAGCTTCACGGTGATGGCGAAACAGTTGAAAAGTATATTAATGCCACAGTGGCCAAAATCGGTGAGAAAATTTCACTGCGTCGTTTCACAGTATTGAATAAGACGGATAATGACGCTTTTGGATCGTACATTCATATGGGTGGAAGCATTGGTGTCCTTACATTGCTGGAAGGAACGAACGATAAAGAAGTAGCTAAAGACGTTGCCATGCACGCAGCTGCTGTCAGCCCACGCTATGTATCACGCGATGAAGTACCTGAAGAAGAAGTCAATAGTGAACGTGAAATGCTGAAAACACAGGCAATGAATGAAGGTAAACCAGAGCATATCGTTGATAAGATGGTCGAAGGTCGCCTTGGCAAATTCTTTGAAGAGATTTGTCTGCTTGAACAAGATTTTGTCAAAGACCCTGATCAAAAAGTGAAGCAATATGTTGAAAGTAAAAATGCTAACCTTAAAACTTTTGTACGGTATGAAGTAGGCGAAGGAATGGAAAAACGTGAAGAAAACTTTGCCGAAGAAGTTAGAAATCAAATGAATAATTAAGAAGTATAATGGAAATAGGGAACGCGGAATGGCTGTTCCCTATTTCATTAAAAAAAAGTCTTTTGACCTTTGTGAATACTTACAATATGAACTGTTCAATGGAGGTAAATATGACAACAGCTCAATACCGTAGAATTGTGTTAAAATTAAGTGGAGAAGCTTTGAGCGGGAACCAGGGCTATGGAATTGAACCGCAAGTAATCCAGTCGATTGCAGCACAGGTCAGAGAAGTTGCTGAACTTGGTGTGGAAGTCGCTGTTGTCGTCGGGGGCGGTAATATCTGGCGCGGCAAAGTCGGTAGCGAAATGGGCATGGATCGTGCGACAGCCGACTATATGGGCATGCTGGCAACCATTATGAATTCACTGGCGCTGCAGGATAGTCTGGAGAAAGGTGGTATTCCAACCCGTGTACAGACATCCATAGAAATGCGGCAAGTTGCTGAACCTTACATAAGGAGAAAAGCAATCCGCCATCTTGAAAAAAAACGTGTTGTCATTTTTGCTGCAGGTACAGGCAATCCTTATTTCTCAACGGATACAACAGCTGCATTACGAGCTGCTGAAATTGAAGCAGAAGTAATTTTGATGGCAAAAAACAATGTTGATGGTGTATACTCGGATGACCCGAAAATGAACAAGGAAGCCGAAAAATATACGGAGATTTCCTATATGCAAATGCTTAATAAAGGACTTGGAGTTATGGATTCGACAGCGTCGTCATTGTGTATGGACAATGATATTAAGCTTATTGTGTTTTCGATAATGGAAAAAGGAAATATTAAACGCGTTGTGCAAGGTGAGCCAATTGGTACAATGATAAGGGGGAATAAATGATGACTAACGATATTGTGAAAGATATGCAGAGTAAGATGGAACAGGCTGTACAGTCTTTTTCAAAGAATCTGGCAACGGTAAGGGCCGGGCGAGCAAACCCGGCAATTTTAGACAGTGTAAACGTTGATTATTATGGTGCAACTACACCGCTTAACCAACTGTCAAACATTTCTGCACCTGAGGCAAGACTTCTGGTCATTACCCCATTTGACAAGTCTGCTATAGGAAATATTGAAAAAGCGATTCAAAAAGCTGATCTTGGTCTATCCCCGTCGAGCGATGGAAACGTTGTCCGTATTAACATCCCCGCTCTAACGGAAGAGCGCCGCAAAGAACTGGTGAAAATTGTTGGGAAATATGCCGAAGAATCACGCGTGCAAGTACGAAATGTGCGACGTGAAGCAAATGATCAACTTAAGAAAGCGGAGAAAAATGGTGATTTGACGGAGGACGACCTTAAAAAAGAGCAGGATAACGTACAAAAAGAAACGGATAAGCATATTGATAAAATCGATCAGCTTGTCAAAGAGAAAGAAAAAGAAATATTAG from Lentibacillus cibarius carries:
- a CDS encoding chemotaxis protein CheC yields the protein MKRNNDLSEAQIDVLREVMNVGAGNAATSMSRLIDKKVEMQIPSVNMLPFEQVMDLFGGPDAPVAGMMVTVSGEVGGQVFFILNLDDAQTFLRKMTDQPFLRLQTGRMDELTQSALEEAGNMIICAYVAALSDFTGLSIRPSIPSVTIDMAGAMLSHGLIEVSPHTDFAIIMDTEISTSDVTNGMNGHFLFLPNPGSFNEFIKSVGMTCNG
- a CDS encoding DUF6115 domain-containing protein, with protein sequence MAILLFISLLAHLITFVVIFNLAKQLQSIKNERHNDLSEQLSGYLEAIREENRHLEATLADEKKQSNHTTKQGNNHIQTVESTPIETGKSQTAPISQEPEMSLEAQVLHHYAKGMTVEEIARELDCGQTEAELIIKFHRNAYNNP
- a CDS encoding chemotaxis protein CheD → MGDSRHVVRVGIADLQLVKAPETIRTSGLGSCVGVVIYDSLKQLAGMAHVMLPDSSFAKKEGMNELKYADTAIAALVEKLYQSGAGKHVLKAKIAGGAQMFPNNSSNGLMQIGSRNVEAVQEQLSHYHIPVVALDVGGNCGRTIEFDPRTSNLNIRTVHHGDSII
- the pyrH gene encoding UMP kinase; this encodes MTTAQYRRIVLKLSGEALSGNQGYGIEPQVIQSIAAQVREVAELGVEVAVVVGGGNIWRGKVGSEMGMDRATADYMGMLATIMNSLALQDSLEKGGIPTRVQTSIEMRQVAEPYIRRKAIRHLEKKRVVIFAAGTGNPYFSTDTTAALRAAEIEAEVILMAKNNVDGVYSDDPKMNKEAEKYTEISYMQMLNKGLGVMDSTASSLCMDNDIKLIVFSIMEKGNIKRVVQGEPIGTMIRGNK
- the tsf gene encoding translation elongation factor Ts; translated protein: MAVTAKLVKELREKTGAGMMDCKKALQETDGDLDKAMEHLREKGMAKAAKKADRIAAEGAAHIEVDNNTAALLEVNCETDFVVKNDQFQALLSELGKHIVEQKPETVEEALQQELHGDGETVEKYINATVAKIGEKISLRRFTVLNKTDNDAFGSYIHMGGSIGVLTLLEGTNDKEVAKDVAMHAAAVSPRYVSRDEVPEEEVNSEREMLKTQAMNEGKPEHIVDKMVEGRLGKFFEEICLLEQDFVKDPDQKVKQYVESKNANLKTFVRYEVGEGMEKREENFAEEVRNQMNN
- the frr gene encoding ribosome recycling factor produces the protein MTNDIVKDMQSKMEQAVQSFSKNLATVRAGRANPAILDSVNVDYYGATTPLNQLSNISAPEARLLVITPFDKSAIGNIEKAIQKADLGLSPSSDGNVVRINIPALTEERRKELVKIVGKYAEESRVQVRNVRREANDQLKKAEKNGDLTEDDLKKEQDNVQKETDKHIDKIDQLVKEKEKEILEV
- a CDS encoding FliA/WhiG family RNA polymerase sigma factor, which gives rise to MATNRSPLVQTLWENWLHHNDQTAANGLIEQYMYLVSYHVERISGNLPNYVSNDDLKSFGMIGLYDALNKFQHNRNLKFDTYASFRIRGAIMDGLRNEDWLPRSIREKTKKIERAAQELEQYYQREPTAEEIAAKLQMSTEEVEERTRDQLIANVLSIEEKTKQQEHEYKEGIGYTIPDDSSGSPDERMLQAERNAELADSIRYLTEKEQLVVSLFYHQELTFTEIGHVLELTTSRISQIHRKAIFKLRKTLLKIQDNPGID
- the rpsB gene encoding 30S ribosomal protein S2, with translation MSVISMKQLLEAGVHFGHQTRRWNPKMKKYIFTERNGIYIIDLQKTVKKVEEAYNYVRDIAANGGSVLFVGTKKQAQDSVRDEAVRSGMFYVNQRWLGGTLTNFQTIRRRINRLKDIERMEEDGTFDVLPKKEVVDLLKEKERLVKFLGGIKEMDELPDAMFVIDPRKERIAIAEAHKLNIPIIAMVDTNCDPDEIDYVIPANDDAIRAVKLMTSKMADAILEVKQGEETEEVETEEQTVAAGEAESETDNA